GCCACAAGAGGCCGAGATTAATGGGGCCGGAAGAAGAACAGAGAGAAGATGGGAATAAATTGCAGACGTCAGGGAAGAAACCAAAGATGCATGAGTGCTCCATTTGTGGGCTGAAGTTTGCGATGGGGCAGGCTCTGGGGGGTCATATGAGGCGGCACAGGCCGAATCATGATGGTCATGGATTATCATACGTTCCTGATCATGATGTCGGCGCAAAAGTGCCGGTCGCGGTGATGAAAAGATCTAATAGCAGTAAGAGGGTTGTCTTCTTGGACTTGAACTTGACACCCTTGGAGAAcgatttaaatttgttatttgggAAGATGGCTCCTAAAGTCGACCTTCGTTTGATGATTTGATGTCGATCGCTAGCTTTTCATGTGTagccagattttttttttttttttccatttcatttttatattcattcatttataatttgatgtacgTATAATATCTTTCATGAGTTGATCTTTACATATTTTGTTAATTgagacgttgctttttgatctcTTGTCCGGTCATTGGACTTAATTATTCTCG
This genomic interval from Juglans regia cultivar Chandler chromosome 3, Walnut 2.0, whole genome shotgun sequence contains the following:
- the LOC109009638 gene encoding zinc finger protein ZAT11-like; translated protein: MAMKRMREDHGGKVESLDMADCLMLLSHGLAANTTKPKTTSKVDVFECKTCNRQFTSFQALGGHRASHKRPRLMGPEEEQREDGNKLQTSGKKPKMHECSICGLKFAMGQALGGHMRRHRPNHDGHGLSYVPDHDVGAKVPVAVMKRSNSSKRVVFLDLNLTPLENDLNLLFGKMAPKVDLRLMI